The following coding sequences lie in one beta proteobacterium CB genomic window:
- a CDS encoding HPP family protein+B94 — protein MKYQYKNLLKHCSFYFGGDQPHVPWLERIRSVAGAFIGLMLVLTTAKFLGDLGGLDEWLMASLGASALLVFALPGSPMAQPWAVIAGNTLSALIGIATIHLVGEPLLAMPLAASLSILGMFVLRCLHPPAAAVALIVVLGHVMHYRYAFFPVMIDSILLVMAGAVYSNLTGKRYPNKPN, from the coding sequence ATGAAATATCAATACAAGAATCTACTCAAGCACTGCTCCTTTTACTTTGGCGGGGATCAGCCGCATGTGCCTTGGCTTGAGAGAATTCGCTCCGTTGCAGGGGCATTTATTGGTCTCATGTTAGTGCTTACTACTGCTAAGTTCCTTGGCGATCTTGGCGGTCTTGATGAGTGGCTTATGGCCTCCCTGGGGGCGAGCGCTTTACTGGTCTTTGCATTGCCAGGTAGCCCTATGGCGCAGCCCTGGGCTGTAATTGCAGGCAATACCTTGTCTGCCTTAATCGGTATTGCAACCATCCACTTAGTTGGTGAGCCCTTATTGGCCATGCCCCTCGCTGCCAGCCTATCGATTTTGGGAATGTTTGTATTACGCTGTTTGCATCCACCAGCTGCAGCAGTGGCTTTAATTGTGGTCCTGGGGCATGTCATGCACTACCGGTACGCTTTTTTCCCAGTAATGATCGATTCAATATTGCTGGTGATGGCTGGGGCGGTTTACAGCAATTTAACTGGTAAACGCTACCCCAATAAACCTAATTAA
- a CDS encoding mannose-1-phosphate guanylyltransferase/mannose-6-phosphate isomerase produces MTNTSSAISATPVIPVILCGGSGTRLWPLSRSGFPKQFLVLSGDDSAKSLFQQAVERLNALGVSNNSSEIEIGKTLIVTNEEHRFLVTDQLRELPQVQATLLLEPIGRNTAPALTLAAFYANEHCGKNKQELTSIGSDPILVITPADQTIQNGAAFTKALQDCISVVAVDDSKNTVAILGITPTAPETGYGYIKKGGAQGSHGEFTVEQFAEKPNAQIAQSYLESGNYFWNSGMFVLRASTWLAALKEYRYDIFGATETAWVARAIDQSGGAEFIRPDKEIFKSIPSESIDYAVIEKCPGSKFQVKMIELNAGWNDLGAWDAVWQVGKKDDNGNVTSGDTLLSDTNNSLVHASSRLVGTVGIDNLVIIETADAVLVADRANSQDVKNIVNQLEQQKREEKNLHRKVARPWGWYDSVDEGERFKVKRIQVKPGASLSLQMHHHRAEHWIVVKGTAEITNGDKVIMLAENQSTYIPQGQTHRLANPGKTPLEIIEVQSGAYLGEDDIVRFEDNYGRSQ; encoded by the coding sequence ATGACTAACACAAGTTCTGCCATTTCAGCTACACCAGTCATTCCAGTCATTCTGTGTGGTGGCTCCGGAACTCGCCTTTGGCCCTTATCTCGCTCAGGCTTTCCAAAGCAGTTTCTGGTGCTTTCAGGTGATGATTCGGCGAAGAGTTTATTCCAGCAAGCGGTAGAGCGATTAAATGCACTTGGGGTGAGCAACAATTCCTCTGAAATTGAAATTGGCAAAACACTGATTGTGACGAATGAGGAACATCGCTTTTTAGTCACCGATCAATTGCGTGAATTGCCGCAAGTTCAAGCAACACTTTTGCTCGAGCCAATTGGCCGTAATACTGCCCCAGCGCTTACCTTAGCTGCGTTTTATGCGAACGAGCACTGTGGCAAAAACAAGCAAGAACTAACTAGTATTGGATCAGACCCTATTTTGGTCATTACGCCTGCGGATCAAACTATTCAAAATGGCGCGGCGTTTACCAAAGCGTTACAGGATTGCATCAGTGTTGTTGCGGTCGATGACAGTAAAAATACAGTTGCGATCTTGGGTATAACTCCAACCGCCCCAGAGACAGGTTATGGTTATATTAAGAAGGGTGGCGCTCAAGGTAGCCATGGTGAATTTACTGTAGAGCAGTTTGCCGAAAAGCCTAATGCTCAGATCGCACAATCCTACTTGGAGAGTGGCAATTACTTTTGGAATAGCGGTATGTTTGTTTTGCGAGCTAGTACTTGGCTCGCTGCCCTGAAAGAATATCGCTACGATATCTTTGGTGCTACCGAAACTGCATGGGTAGCGAGAGCTATAGATCAATCTGGCGGCGCTGAATTTATTCGACCCGATAAAGAGATCTTTAAGTCTATTCCTAGTGAATCGATTGACTATGCTGTGATTGAAAAGTGCCCAGGCAGTAAATTCCAGGTCAAGATGATTGAACTCAATGCTGGCTGGAATGATCTAGGTGCATGGGATGCAGTGTGGCAAGTGGGCAAAAAAGATGACAACGGTAATGTCACTAGTGGCGATACTCTGTTGAGTGATACCAATAACTCATTAGTGCATGCAAGCAGTCGCTTGGTGGGTACTGTAGGCATTGATAACTTGGTCATCATTGAAACTGCTGATGCAGTCTTAGTTGCTGACAGAGCCAATAGCCAGGACGTTAAAAATATCGTCAATCAACTGGAACAACAAAAGCGTGAAGAGAAGAATTTACATCGCAAGGTTGCTAGGCCTTGGGGTTGGTATGACAGTGTGGATGAAGGCGAGCGCTTTAAGGTAAAGCGTATTCAGGTAAAGCCTGGAGCAAGCCTGTCATTACAAATGCATCATCACCGCGCTGAGCATTGGATTGTGGTTAAAGGCACCGCAGAGATTACCAATGGTGATAAGGTGATTATGCTCGCTGAAAATCAAAGTACTTACATTCCGCAGGGGCAAACTCATCGTTTGGCTAATCCGGGGAAAACCCCGCTAGAAATTATCGAGGTGCAGTCTGGTGCCTACTTGGGTGAGGATGATATTGTGCGTTTTGAAGATAACTACGGACGCTCTCAATAA
- a CDS encoding GTP cyclohydrolase I: protein MPTKKTPVKTVAKTPAKKTSSIKPVKKAIQKSTPKKSDAGTPLSIVIRRRIEAQKARFHANDNISKFIQPGELEGLVDEVAEKMQAVLESLVIDTESDHNTKNTSQRVAKMFVKEVFNGRYVEQPTLTKFPNVSRLNELMIIGPITVRSACSHHLCPIMGRIWIGVLPSKESALIGLSKYSRLTEWVMCRPQIQEEAVVELADMLEKKIKPIGVAIVMDADHFCMQWRGVKDRDSKMVNSVMRGAFLKDSNLRREFLSLLDKR, encoded by the coding sequence ATGCCCACTAAAAAAACTCCTGTGAAAACGGTTGCCAAGACTCCCGCTAAGAAAACCTCTAGCATTAAGCCTGTCAAGAAAGCTATTCAAAAATCCACTCCAAAAAAGAGCGATGCTGGCACACCATTGTCTATAGTGATTCGTCGACGTATTGAGGCGCAAAAGGCGCGCTTCCATGCAAATGACAATATCTCTAAATTCATTCAGCCTGGTGAATTAGAGGGCTTAGTGGATGAGGTTGCAGAAAAAATGCAGGCTGTTTTAGAAAGCTTGGTGATTGATACAGAGAGTGATCACAACACTAAAAATACTAGCCAGCGTGTTGCGAAAATGTTTGTTAAAGAAGTATTTAATGGCCGTTATGTTGAGCAGCCTACGCTGACTAAATTTCCGAATGTCAGCCGTTTAAATGAGTTGATGATCATTGGCCCAATCACCGTTCGTAGTGCTTGCTCACACCACCTTTGCCCAATCATGGGTCGCATTTGGATTGGCGTGTTGCCAAGTAAAGAATCTGCCTTGATTGGCTTATCAAAGTACTCACGCCTTACTGAGTGGGTGATGTGTCGCCCACAAATTCAGGAAGAGGCGGTAGTTGAATTAGCGGACATGCTTGAGAAAAAAATTAAGCCTATTGGCGTGGCAATCGTGATGGATGCAGATCACTTCTGCATGCAATGGCGCGGTGTAAAAGATCGTGACTCGAAGATGGTAAATAGTGTGATGCGTGGGGCTTTCTTAAAGGACTCCAATTTGCGTAGAGAGTTTTTATCTCTTCTCGATAAAAGGTAG
- a CDS encoding GDP-mannose 4,6-dehydratase has translation MSDAKHVINQSANKNKRTALICGVSGQDGSYLAQFLLQKGYVVFGTSRDVQGSSFSNLQKLGIKDQITYISLVPEDFRSVLVALRKSNPDEIYYLAGQSSVGLSFEQPAETIQSITLGALNILEGCRMIDKPIKIYHAGSGECFGDTHGEPANEATPFYPMSPYAVAKTSAYWLVNNYRDAYGLFACTGILFNHESPLRPERFVTQKIIRAVKRISEGSSEKLKLGRLDIARDWGWAPEYVEAMWLMLQQDKPTDFVIATGTTITLEEFVKTAFEQASLDWKDHVIQDPSLFRPTDLEIGRADPAKALKQLNWKASTQGIDVVKQMYQSL, from the coding sequence ATGAGCGATGCTAAACACGTGATAAATCAATCCGCTAATAAGAATAAGCGTACCGCATTAATTTGCGGAGTAAGCGGTCAGGACGGCAGTTACTTGGCGCAATTTCTTTTGCAAAAAGGGTATGTAGTTTTTGGTACCTCTAGGGATGTTCAGGGTTCCTCATTCTCCAATCTTCAAAAACTTGGGATCAAAGATCAGATTACCTATATCTCACTGGTTCCGGAAGATTTTCGTAGTGTCTTGGTAGCCTTAAGAAAAAGTAATCCAGATGAGATTTATTACTTAGCGGGCCAGTCTTCCGTAGGCCTCTCTTTTGAGCAGCCAGCTGAAACCATTCAGAGCATTACCTTGGGAGCTTTGAATATTCTTGAGGGTTGTCGCATGATCGATAAACCAATCAAAATCTATCATGCCGGTTCTGGAGAGTGCTTTGGTGATACGCATGGCGAGCCAGCAAATGAGGCGACACCGTTTTATCCTATGAGCCCTTATGCAGTTGCTAAGACATCTGCTTATTGGTTGGTAAATAACTATCGTGATGCTTATGGCTTATTCGCGTGTACAGGTATTCTGTTTAACCATGAATCTCCCTTGCGTCCAGAGCGCTTTGTGACCCAGAAAATTATTCGGGCAGTAAAGCGTATATCCGAGGGTAGTTCAGAAAAGTTAAAGTTGGGTCGCTTAGATATCGCAAGAGATTGGGGCTGGGCGCCGGAATATGTTGAGGCCATGTGGTTAATGCTGCAACAAGATAAGCCAACAGACTTTGTTATAGCTACCGGTACAACCATAACGCTAGAAGAGTTTGTGAAAACTGCGTTTGAGCAAGCGAGTCTAGATTGGAAAGATCATGTCATTCAAGATCCGAGTTTGTTTCGCCCAACTGATTTAGAAATTGGGCGGGCCGATCCTGCTAAGGCATTAAAACAGCTAAATTGGAAGGCTTCAACCCAAGGTATTGATGTTGTTAAACAAATGTACCAATCTTTATAA
- a CDS encoding High potential iron-sulfur protein, giving the protein MKNSRRQFMILSAAGACTLALNGKVQAQAMVAETDPQAAALGYKADASKVDKAKFPKYAAGQQCDNCALYQGKAGSAAGGCSLFGAKQVAGKGWCSAYAKKA; this is encoded by the coding sequence ATGAAAAATAGTCGTCGCCAATTTATGATTTTGTCCGCTGCTGGTGCTTGCACCTTGGCTTTGAACGGTAAAGTTCAAGCTCAAGCAATGGTTGCTGAAACTGATCCACAAGCTGCTGCTTTGGGTTACAAGGCTGATGCCTCTAAAGTAGATAAAGCAAAGTTTCCAAAATATGCTGCTGGTCAACAGTGCGATAACTGCGCCTTGTACCAAGGTAAAGCTGGTTCAGCTGCCGGTGGTTGCTCATTGTTTGGTGCCAAACAAGTTGCTGGTAAAGGCTGGTGCTCTGCTTACGCTAAAAAGGCTTAA